The Terriglobus sp. TAA 43 sequence CGTCTCCTGAATGTGGACATTGTACACATTCACACACAATGCTTGGCAAGCAGCCTGCGCTATGAAATCGAACTCGAAATTCGAGTGGTGAAAGTCTTACTCCGCGGGTTGCGGATGATTGCGTTGCAACAGCAGCGAAACCACAATCGTGATCGCGAGCATTGCAAAGATCACCACGAGCGATACCAGCGGTGTGACCTCATACCAGGGCGCCGCCAGCATCTTGGCTGCGGCGAAGGCCAGCACAGCCGCAAGTCCAAAGTGCAGATAGGCAAGCTTTTCAAGCGCGTGTGTGAGAACGAAGAACAGGCTACGCAAACCCATCACCGCGAGGATGTTCGACGTGTACGCGATGAACGTGTGCCGTGTAATCGAAAGCACGGCAGGGATGGAATCAAGCGCAAACACGAAGTCTGCAAACGCAATGCCAACCAGCGCTAAAGCAAGCACCGTGGGAATGCGTCGGCCATTCTCAACAGCCGTGAAAGAATCCTGCGAAAGCGAGATGGGTTGGCGCTTCTCCAGCCATATCTGCCACTTCGGTTTCTTTGGATGTACGTGATCTTCCGGCATCACGAGACGCACCGCAGCGATGAGCAGGATGACTGCGAAGATATAGGTGACCCAAT is a genomic window containing:
- a CDS encoding TerC/Alx family metal homeostasis membrane protein — translated: MPNAQPIDWIVFHVLLLVLLALEVLLLHKTTPESAPKRSYAATALWILGAVAFGAYVYVHLHPQLGQEFLAGYALEESLSIDNLFVFLLIFKSFRIVPDKQRRVLFFGILGAVVMRAGFIVAGVAILEKFDWVTYIFAVILLIAAVRLVMPEDHVHPKKPKWQIWLEKRQPISLSQDSFTAVENGRRIPTVLALALVGIAFADFVFALDSIPAVLSITRHTFIAYTSNILAVMGLRSLFFVLTHALEKLAYLHFGLAAVLAFAAAKMLAAPWYEVTPLVSLVVIFAMLAITIVVSLLLQRNHPQPAE